A segment of the Amia ocellicauda isolate fAmiCal2 chromosome 5, fAmiCal2.hap1, whole genome shotgun sequence genome:
CAGAAAGACAGGAGATTAAGTCATTGATCCTCAGAGATGCTGTTGAAAACACTGGGGAGGTACGGGGGGGTTTGGTCCTGTTCACGAGCAGCGCAGCCTCCTCCTCAGTGCTCGTCTGGTCTCTGTACTCTTGGCTCTTTTGGTGGTCTGTGGGAGCTGGCGGGGCTCGGCACAACTCGCCCTCTTCTGGCCCTTGCTTGGGGAGCTGTGCACCgcagtttgtgtgtctgtggcccCTGTGACCGGTGTGGGGGTCCCATTTGTGGGGCTGCGGGAACGAGAGCTGGCCAACTGGCACAGTGCAAAGGCAGCTGTCTGCTTCTGCTCGTCACAGGGCTCCAGGCTGCGCAGCTCCGGGGCCGGCCGGGGGAACTCCTGCCCTGCACCCCCGGGTCCCGACGCCGGAGTTGGGCTATGCCGGGAGACGTGGAGGGAGCAGGCCCCTGGGCTGGGGGACACCCTCAAGGAGAGGTTCAGAGGCATGTCCTGGTCCGGCGTGACACTGGTATCCACAGAATTCCCCCTGCTAGCCGGGAGGGGCAGAGCtttctcgtcctcctcagcctGGTCCCTGGTGGACAGGTCCAGAGGAGCCAAGTCTTCGTCCTCCGTCTCTGATGTCTCCCTTGGGCTGCAGCCTCCCGCCGGTGTCTCACACACCTCTGCGCCGCTGTCCCCTGAGCTGAGAGGAGACACAAAAATGAGAAGCTGTTAAAACACACGGCTACAGTTGCTTCATTTTGCCAGTGCTTATTGCTGTGGCTATTTTGTTTCACATCATGTACCTCACTGTAGttctaaatatttaaagttTCTCAAGAATGTCCCCATATTTAATCAGTTTACATTTCTACAACACATTCGTTTcagtttacatttttcaaattcatACTCCAGAAAAGGTCCTATTGTTTAAACTGTAGAGGTAGAGTGAATCTAGCTTCTATTACAGTAAGTAGAGTGATCTACCTCTCAGCCAGTTGTCCCCTGTCTTGCTGCTCTGCAGTGTGAGAGGGAGTCACTGGGTTGGCGGGGGAGTTGTCTGCAGGTTGGATGCCGGAGGCTCTGCCTGTATCCCTCGCCTCTGGGGGGCCATGGTGGCTGTCTGCGCCTGGGTCTTTCTGCGAGAAAGCCGTAGGGCTGGGTCGGTCAGGGGAGCCAGATGCAGCACACCCAGCCCTAGGGCTCATCTTCATCCCAGTCTCCCCCCTATCCTCCTGGCTGGCTGTGCCTGTGCTGCCCGCCGGCCGTGGGTAGTCCTTGCCCGGTTTACCGTGCGAGGCAGTGGCGGCTGGGCTCCGTGTTGGGCGGCAATGGCTATACTCCGCTGTGCCCACATCTCTGCTGTACTCATTCAGAAGGATCCCTGGCTTTGCGCTGAAGTCCTGAAACGTGTGATCTTGTGGGGGGCGGTACATGCCATAATGGAATGATGCCGCTGGGTGGACAGACTGGTAGAATCGGTAGTGGTGGTCTATGGCAGAGGGGAGAGTGCTCGGCAGTGGGATGGGTGAAGCTGGGAACACGTGGGGCAGCATGGACCTCTGGGTGTCTATGAAGTACGACGAGAAGTGGCTGCCCTCGTGCTCGTGGGGATGGCCGGGCAGGAGGTAATGCTGGTATATAGTGGGCATGGGGTGCTCAGTCAACATATATGGGGGGTATTCAGGTATCAATGGAGGAGGGTAGTTGGGGCCAACTGTCTTGCTGGCGGGGTCTGGCTGGACGAATGCGGGGGCAGGTCTCCATGGGGCATTGGGATGGTAATGGGTAGGCTTGAATGGGCCAGACAGAGCCATGCCCTCTGGTTTGAGTGCCGTGTCTCTGTCCGGCTGCCAGCTGGCCGCGATGGGCACGAAGGCAGACGGCCTCGCGATGGGCTCagggggctgggctgggctggtgTCTTTCTGTAGGGACACCTTAGGGCTGCGAGATCCCCTCGGTCTTCGGCTCTGCAaggcctcctcctcctgcccctCCTCTGTGAGCTGCGGCTCAGCTGGAGCATTAGTCTCAGGGGGCAGGCTGTCTGTGGTGGGGCAGGCGGTGGGTCTCTCGGCGGGCTCGGCTGTGACCCTGGGGGCCGTGTCAGGGGCTGGCGGCCTCACGGGCTTCCCAGTGCGGTCCTGCTCAGACACCAGCGTGATGGAGTTCTTGCACAAGTTGTACTTCATGTGGTTGAATAAGTGAGACTTCTCGTTGCAGGTGAATGGGCACTGGAAGCACTGGTACTTAAAGGGTTTGCCTGGAGGCCGAGGGATATAGTGAGGTTTCTTCGGTTTGCGCTCTTTCGGGTGGCTCATGCTGGCCGGGGGGAGGTGTTCTCTGGACAGACTGGTAATGCTGGACTAGCAGCTCTGTGTCAGACCTGTTGGAACAGTGTGTACGGGGGGGCGTCTTTGCAGCTCTGCTTTAAAGACTGATCAGCTTCACAGATCTTCTGAATGAAAATCACTGGAGCTCAAGGCCTGtaataacaaagagaaaaataGTTAATGTCATAGTGGGCAGAGATAACCTAGATAATTCATAATTGGGattaaatattaacatattGAGTACATgttgtatttgtatacatttacatGCATTATAGCAGGAGCTGTTGCATGTTTTTGGgataaattaattgttttcttctgagttttttcttcttctatatCTTATACAGAAAGTTTTCTTTAAATTAACTTGGTCTTTTTGTACGTATTTCTCTCCTGTTGGAAATTTGTCTTTGATAATTGACATTAAAACAGCTCCCAGTTTTTAGTTATTGCCTTCTGTTTGAATAAACTTCCCTTGTAGGTGAAACACTAGCTCAAGGCAAACGTCTTTTTAATTGTCTGCCTGCGGGAAGCAGGATGGATCGTCTTGAGCTTGTCATGCCATGCAAAGTGGGGCGTTGAGGGATAGCGCTGACTTTGCATAGGTAAATCTCTGTCCCGCAGGTAAATTTTAATACTGAAAAACCCTGTCCATGGCTCAGTTGCCTTGTCTCAAGGCTAAGAAAGAGATGGTTTTATTTAGCAAGAGAAGCGTCTTGGCAAATAAGCAGGGAGGCCTGTACCAACACGCCTCACTGATACAGCCTTCTTCTGGAGGCGTGAGAATCTTCTGCAGCCCAGTTCTCATGACTTCACCTGCAGGATGTTTGACACGGACTAAACCTGATGATTTCATTCCTAATCAAAACTGGGAAATCTGTCCAATCCAATTCCTCTCATCGCAAAAACCTCAATACTGTTTATTGCTGCACCTAGACGTGGGGAATAGACCATCGGAGTGGAGAGATTGGATTTACTCGGATGTATATTCTCTTCTGTTATTGCGCTATCGGACTACTTGTTCAACTTGTTAACTTTTAACAGTAACGAGTGTTTATCCATAACTGCATAttttaaactaaatattttttgCTGACAAAATAAcgtgttttaaaatgaaaacactgcATACATTAGCAACCGATTTAACCAATATTATTTGATTACGTTTAACCTGTTTTCAAGCTGAAATGTGTTATGAGAATGAAAACTGCGTGCGTCTTTTTTCCTGTGTTACTGGAAGCTCTGTGCTGTCATTACATCATGGTGCCGTCAGCTCTCTGGTTCAGAGAGGCGTCTGGGCTGGAGGATTCAGGGGTTCCCACAGCCAACAGGGCTACTCCACCTAGGCGCTACTGCAGTACTACAGCTTTAAATTTAGTCATCTTTGTACGTTTGTATCTGATTCGAGCCTGAGCCAACCATGTGAATGGAGATGTCAATATCACTGGATTGAATCGGAGACAGATCTGTTTGTAGCTGCAGAGTAAACTGGAAGAGATTCTGTATTGCGTCTCCAGAGTGTCTTTAGGAGTGggctgtgtgtggctgtgtgtagCTGTGTGCGAGAGGCATCTGTGTGACTGCTCTCCTGTGTGACTCCAGGACTCGGGGACAGGCTTTCCTCCTGCGCCCTGATCACAGTGCAGAATATCTAGCTGCAGGGAAATATTTCAGTTCCTCTAAATGAAAAGAACAGGTGTTGGATAACTGCTTGCATACAAAATATTGAGCATTTATTTCAGCCTCAGTTGATACTGATATTTAATAGTATTAGGACTGACTTGAAAACATCCAAAATGTGAACCAATACTTAAAAATGTTCCCATTCTGTTTTGAATTCTTTTAACCTATCTTTATATGGAATctcatgtttaatatttatggtTGGTAAAGGCTCTCCATCCAGTTCAGTAATATTTAGGTATTGCATAAAGTAATCCAGCAGGTTTGTAGAATTAATAAAGTGAGTAATCTCTACTTTAAAAATACACCTTGTGTTGGCTATATCTGTTTCTCTACGCTTATGGTCAAACACAACAAATAGATTACAAACATGAACGTGTGTGATCGTGGAATGAGGTGCCGGGTCCGAGCGCCAGGGCAGCCGCGTTGTCACGGTGGTGACTTGGTTTCAGTGTTCCTCCCTGAGAGAGTCTCAGTCACGCTGTGTTGTAAGAAGTTGATACTCAAGTTTTTCACATTTCCAACCACTGCCTACCCCTCCCTTTTCCTCTTTAAGTGTCTTAAACAAATTGTATAAAAAAGTAAACGTAGCAAATCAATATCATGAGCTGTGTGCCTGGCGTCCCAGCTGGGTCTTCACTAATACACTCCCTGTTGGTAAAAATCCCCcattaaagataaaataaaactaaagcataaagtttaattaaaatcaaattaatcttgagtacaaataaaaaaatttaCTGTTTGGAATTGTTAAATTATTTGCTTAAATATCTCCATCCCTCTATCTGTAGatgtatgtacatatatgtgtgtgtgtttaaatgcaCACACGTATATGTCTAAAAATACAAGCACGTATATACCTTTgttagggtgtgtgtgtgtatatatatatatgtatatgtgtgtgtgtgtgtgctaatcGTAGCCGTTATGCAGCCGAGGGTGATTGGGGGTCCTTTGTGCTGGTGTGTTTATGTGTCTGTCGGTAGGGCAGCTCTGCAGGCAGTGCCGTAACAGGTGCGCAGCGCAGACCTGCCCTCAGCTCGAGGAAACAAGCTGTTTACCAGCAACACAGACCCATCGAGCGCCAGCACCTGCGCACTGCTCCTTGCCTCAAGAGctgtacatttaattttgtatataaacatttttttttactttactgtAGTAATACTACAGTATTACTCAGTTAACAATATTAGTCCTTTTGAACTGTATTTGAAgttgatgaaaatgaaaatattaattaatatcaaTTTAATTTGTTAGAATTAAACTGCAGCTTAGTTTGTAACAATTGTTCATCCACTTTACGTTGTGATTTTAAGTTGTTAACTTTAATAACAACACTATTCAGTGAAACAAACTGTATATATTCTGTAATGTCTTTGgtagttttgtttcagtgttacCCCGTTACAGTGTTCTCCCCTGAGTAACTTGCATGGCACAGTGAGCATAGCAACAAACCAAAACTGTTCAATTAATACAGGTTTCATAGAGGTTGGTCTTACCTGGTGTGTTTCCGCGCTGCCATTGACACAGTGCTGTGGCTGTGTTTGTCCTGTACTGAcacagtgctgtgctctgtctgtactgacacagtgctgtgctctgtctgCTCCCTTCCTCAGAGTGAGCCCAGGACTGACAGGGGGAGGGATTTGAGCTCCAGCAGCAGAGCCCTCAGGCTGCAGAGATGCACCTGATATTACTCCAGCCCCGAGCAACGCTTCCTATGCTGCTCTCTGCGTTCACTTGCTCTGCTCACCTCCACACCTGATCTGACGAACGGTGCTCTTGTCGCTTCATGCCCTTGAGAAGCCGGCCGTGTTGTTGCTGTAAACAGGTGTCTAGCTGTGCTGCGCTCCTATGTTAGAGGGAAGCCCTCCCATCAGCCTCACAGCAGCTGCCTTtgcagcatgtctctgtggggAGGGGGCCCATGTACTCCGCTGGGGTCCCCTTTGGGGGGCTAAGCCCAGTAAACACCTGTGCTCCTAACCGGCAGAGCAACAGCAGCAGGTTAACTCTGACACCCATGACTCAGTATTTCGATTAGTCTTATATGTTAAAAGGACATGTCACCCAGAAATCATGGATTAATGTCTCCTGCCTTCTGTGAGGGCTGGGTAAGATTAGCAGTGAAGCCGTGTGGGCCGGGGCAGGAGGGAGGCTCCCCTGTGGAAGTTACAGTCTGCAGAGCCGGCTTTGCTGGGATTGTGAAATTCAAACGGACTGGTGTAGAATAAACTGTGAGTTGTCACTATTCCAGCAAACCCTGAGATCGGAGAGGGACTGCTAATGTATTAGGAATATATAGTAatacttttaaatgtgtgtctgtgtaggtcAACTAAATCTTTGTGCAGTTTACTATAATAAAATGGCAACCAAAAAATGTTATgcaaatttttattttttgtgatttaCAGGTTTGAGGTGTTTCACTCCGTTTGTCACAATCTCACTGTGACTTTATCACTAAGCGCTTTCCATGCATTCTCTGCtgtgttttatatgtatatagctatttttatttatatatgcgtTTCTTTTTGTGAGTTTTTCAACTGTTGTGATGTTCAGATTCACCTAGATTCTACTCATTATTGAAGTGAAACTTCTATCACACCCAAATATCTCACTTTACTCTGTCCATTGGCAGGTTTATTTAGGTAGCTGCTAAATTGTGTGcctacattatatttatatgccctgaataagggtgtctgacaggaaaaaaacaaacaaaaaaacatgtatt
Coding sequences within it:
- the znf750 gene encoding zinc finger protein 750; the protein is MSHPKERKPKKPHYIPRPPGKPFKYQCFQCPFTCNEKSHLFNHMKYNLCKNSITLVSEQDRTGKPVRPPAPDTAPRVTAEPAERPTACPTTDSLPPETNAPAEPQLTEEGQEEEALQSRRPRGSRSPKVSLQKDTSPAQPPEPIARPSAFVPIAASWQPDRDTALKPEGMALSGPFKPTHYHPNAPWRPAPAFVQPDPASKTVGPNYPPPLIPEYPPYMLTEHPMPTIYQHYLLPGHPHEHEGSHFSSYFIDTQRSMLPHVFPASPIPLPSTLPSAIDHHYRFYQSVHPAASFHYGMYRPPQDHTFQDFSAKPGILLNEYSRDVGTAEYSHCRPTRSPAATASHGKPGKDYPRPAGSTGTASQEDRGETGMKMSPRAGCAASGSPDRPSPTAFSQKDPGADSHHGPPEARDTGRASGIQPADNSPANPVTPSHTAEQQDRGQLAESSGDSGAEVCETPAGGCSPRETSETEDEDLAPLDLSTRDQAEEDEKALPLPASRGNSVDTSVTPDQDMPLNLSLRVSPSPGACSLHVSRHSPTPASGPGGAGQEFPRPAPELRSLEPCDEQKQTAAFALCQLASSRSRSPTNGTPTPVTGATDTQTAVHSSPSKGQKRASCAEPRQLPQTTKRAKSTETRRALRRRLRCS